The following proteins are encoded in a genomic region of Sneathiella marina:
- a CDS encoding tautomerase family protein, producing the protein MPIAQIQLRKGKPETYRKAVFDSLYQALRTALDVPEDDQFMTITEHDAANFRYGGAFDVTRSDDLLYIQITVFDTRSVDQKKVLFAKIVELLGKKPGIRPEDVFINIYDLPKENWSVGNGIAQFAR; encoded by the coding sequence ATGCCAATCGCCCAAATCCAGCTGCGTAAAGGAAAACCGGAGACCTATCGGAAAGCAGTTTTCGACAGTCTCTATCAAGCATTACGTACAGCACTTGATGTGCCTGAAGACGACCAGTTCATGACTATCACCGAGCATGATGCCGCCAATTTTCGCTACGGCGGCGCCTTTGATGTCACAAGAAGTGATGACCTCCTTTACATCCAGATTACTGTGTTTGACACACGCAGCGTAGATCAAAAGAAGGTGCTTTTCGCAAAAATTGTGGAATTACTTGGCAAGAAACCCGGCATTCGCCCCGAGGATGTCTTTATAAACATATATGATTTGCCGAAGGAGAACTGGTCAGTGGGAAACGGCATCGCACAGTTTGCGAGATGA
- the mgtE gene encoding magnesium transporter → MKDEPVEKLQSHSEDMEDVVGQYGLNDELVEEIQTAIDENRADHIRELVADWHPADIADLIEQLKSKDRSTFLVMMDGELDADVYSDLDENVRDDLVEEMEPAEIAAFITELEVDDAVDVLEDLEEEEQREVLNEIPMEDRAALEEGLGYEEDSAGRLMQRDLIAVPEYWTIGQTIDYLRDTDDLPNEFYEIFVVDPRHFPIGTIPLDRAMRSKRDVFVRDIMDTEQKLIPVDMDQEEVAYLFQQYRLTSAAVINPSGMLIGVITVDDIVDVISEEAEEDLLLLAGVSEDDLFENILSTARTRFPWLLVNLFTATSASVAISMFDATMEAIIALAVLMPIVASMGGNAGTQTLTVAVRALATKELTSANMWRILGKEMFVAALNGSFFAITIGLIAWAWFGNPLIGMVIAIAMVTNILVAGTAGMLVPVTLDKLKIDPAVASSVFVTTTTDIIGFVAFLGLATFVLL, encoded by the coding sequence ATGAAAGACGAGCCAGTAGAAAAACTACAGTCTCACTCTGAGGACATGGAAGACGTCGTTGGCCAATATGGTCTCAACGACGAGCTGGTAGAGGAAATCCAGACGGCCATCGATGAAAATCGCGCTGATCATATACGGGAGCTGGTCGCGGACTGGCACCCGGCAGATATCGCCGATCTTATCGAACAGCTCAAATCGAAGGATCGTTCAACATTTTTGGTAATGATGGACGGAGAGTTGGACGCGGATGTCTATTCCGATCTCGATGAAAATGTGCGTGACGACCTTGTTGAGGAAATGGAGCCGGCAGAGATTGCGGCTTTCATCACTGAGCTTGAAGTTGATGACGCGGTAGATGTTCTGGAAGACCTGGAGGAAGAGGAACAGCGAGAAGTCCTAAATGAAATCCCGATGGAAGATCGGGCGGCGCTGGAAGAGGGACTAGGGTACGAAGAGGATAGTGCCGGTCGCCTGATGCAGCGCGATCTAATCGCTGTTCCGGAATATTGGACAATTGGCCAGACAATTGACTATTTGCGCGATACGGATGATCTGCCCAACGAATTCTATGAAATTTTTGTTGTTGATCCGCGGCATTTTCCTATCGGCACTATTCCGCTGGACCGGGCTATGCGCAGCAAGCGAGATGTCTTTGTGCGCGATATCATGGATACGGAACAAAAACTGATTCCCGTTGATATGGACCAGGAAGAGGTGGCTTACCTGTTTCAGCAATATCGCCTCACCTCAGCGGCCGTGATCAACCCCAGCGGCATGCTCATTGGTGTGATTACGGTTGACGATATCGTTGATGTCATCAGCGAAGAGGCGGAAGAGGACCTGTTGCTTTTGGCGGGTGTGTCCGAAGATGACCTTTTCGAGAATATCCTGTCGACAGCCCGTACCCGGTTTCCCTGGCTACTCGTCAATTTGTTTACGGCCACATCTGCCTCGGTGGCCATTAGTATGTTCGACGCCACCATGGAAGCGATCATTGCGCTGGCGGTATTGATGCCTATCGTTGCCAGTATGGGCGGCAATGCCGGCACCCAAACCCTGACGGTTGCCGTCCGTGCCCTTGCCACCAAGGAACTGACATCGGCAAATATGTGGCGAATTCTCGGAAAGGAGATGTTTGTTGCTGCCTTGAACGGATCGTTTTTCGCCATCACGATTGGGTTGATCGCCTGGGCCTGGTTTGGAAATCCCCTTATCGGCATGGTCATCGCCATCGCCATGGTCACGAATATCCTGGTGGCGGGAACAGCCGGAATGCTGGTGCCTGTTACCTTGGATAAACTCAAGATCGATCCGGCGGTTGCGTCCAGTGTGTTTGTGACAACGACGACGGATATTATCGGTTTTGTTGCCTTTCTGGGTCTGGCGACCTTTGTCCTGCTTTAG
- a CDS encoding isovaleryl-CoA dehydrogenase: MSAIHFPNLNFGLGETADMIRDTVAGFAETELAPRAAEIDETNEFPMDMWEKMGSLGLLGITVNEEYGGAGLGYLEHVVAVEELGRASASVALSYGAHSNLCVNQIHRNGSEEQKSKYLPKLISGEHVGALAMSEPGAGSDVVSMRLRADKKGDHYVLNGNKFWITNGPDADVLVVYAKTVPDAGPRGITAFIIEKGFKGFSTAQKLDKLGMRGSNTCELVFEDCEVPVENVMGPLNEGVRVLMSGLDYERVVLSGGPLGIMQACLDNVIPYIHDREQFGQPIGTFQLMQGKVADMYSTMNACRAYVYAVAKACDRGETTRKDAAGVILYASEKATLMALEAIQALGGNGYINEYPTGRLLRDAKLYEIGAGTSEVRRMLIGRELFNETS; encoded by the coding sequence ATGTCAGCAATTCATTTTCCCAATCTGAACTTCGGTCTCGGGGAGACCGCCGACATGATCCGCGATACAGTCGCTGGATTCGCTGAAACGGAGCTGGCGCCGCGCGCGGCGGAAATTGATGAGACCAATGAATTCCCTATGGATATGTGGGAAAAAATGGGATCTCTCGGTTTGCTTGGTATCACAGTGAATGAAGAATATGGCGGTGCTGGCCTCGGCTATCTGGAGCATGTCGTCGCGGTTGAGGAACTTGGTCGCGCTTCCGCTTCTGTCGCGTTGTCCTACGGGGCGCATTCAAACCTTTGCGTTAATCAGATTCATCGCAATGGTAGCGAGGAACAGAAATCCAAATATCTTCCCAAGCTGATTTCAGGTGAGCATGTGGGGGCGCTCGCCATGAGCGAGCCGGGTGCCGGGTCTGACGTTGTTTCCATGCGGCTTCGGGCGGATAAAAAAGGCGATCACTATGTTCTCAATGGGAACAAGTTCTGGATAACCAATGGGCCAGATGCCGATGTTCTTGTTGTCTATGCCAAGACAGTGCCGGATGCGGGTCCGCGCGGTATTACGGCTTTTATCATAGAGAAGGGGTTTAAGGGTTTCTCAACAGCTCAGAAGCTCGACAAATTGGGGATGCGCGGATCGAACACCTGCGAATTGGTGTTCGAAGACTGCGAAGTGCCGGTTGAGAATGTGATGGGGCCGCTGAACGAAGGCGTCCGCGTGCTGATGAGCGGGCTGGATTATGAACGGGTTGTTTTATCTGGCGGCCCGCTTGGGATCATGCAGGCATGTCTGGACAATGTGATCCCTTATATTCATGATCGGGAACAGTTCGGTCAGCCCATCGGAACTTTTCAGTTAATGCAGGGTAAAGTTGCCGATATGTATTCAACGATGAACGCTTGCCGGGCCTATGTCTATGCAGTTGCGAAAGCCTGCGACCGGGGGGAGACCACGCGCAAAGATGCCGCCGGCGTCATCCTCTATGCGTCGGAGAAGGCGACGTTGATGGCACTGGAAGCAATTCAGGCCCTCGGTGGTAATGGATATATCAATGAATATCCCACGGGGCGGTTGTTGCGGGACGCGAAACTCTACGAAATTGGGGCCGGTACCAGTGAAGTTCGACGGATGCTTATTGGCCGTGAACTTTTTAATGAAACTTCTTAA
- a CDS encoding enoyl-CoA hydratase/isomerase family protein: MPYEAVDFDLIGNVAVITMNRPQSANALDMTMGKELMELSIECDENPQIRAVILTGAGRFFSAGGDLAGFSDAGDNMSKVLKELTVYIHAALSRFARMDAPLITAINGMAAGAGFSMSACGDLGIASEDAKFTMAYTKGGLVPDGSSTYYVARHIGLRRTQELMFTNRVLTAQEALDWGLINRIVPADKVMDEAMSLATELANGPTKTFGLVKDLLLNTFSDSLETQMEKEARGIGAASLTEDGREGITAFLEKRAPVFKGK, from the coding sequence ATGCCATATGAAGCCGTAGATTTTGACCTCATTGGGAATGTTGCCGTTATCACAATGAACCGGCCGCAAAGCGCCAATGCTTTGGATATGACCATGGGGAAAGAGCTGATGGAATTGTCGATCGAATGTGATGAAAATCCGCAAATCCGGGCTGTAATACTGACGGGAGCGGGCCGGTTTTTCTCTGCGGGGGGTGATTTGGCGGGCTTTTCCGATGCCGGTGACAACATGTCCAAGGTCCTGAAAGAGCTGACAGTTTATATACATGCGGCTTTGTCACGGTTTGCGAGGATGGATGCACCCCTGATCACGGCTATCAATGGCATGGCGGCGGGTGCTGGTTTCAGTATGTCCGCCTGCGGTGATCTGGGAATAGCCTCGGAAGATGCAAAATTCACCATGGCTTATACAAAAGGTGGATTGGTGCCGGACGGCAGCTCAACATATTATGTGGCGCGCCATATTGGATTGCGCCGTACACAGGAACTGATGTTTACCAACCGCGTCCTCACGGCCCAGGAAGCCCTCGACTGGGGGCTGATTAATAGGATTGTTCCGGCCGACAAGGTTATGGATGAAGCCATGAGCCTGGCAACAGAACTTGCGAACGGGCCGACAAAAACATTTGGGCTGGTCAAGGATCTGTTGCTGAATACCTTCAGCGACAGCCTTGAGACGCAAATGGAAAAAGAAGCCAGGGGAATTGGCGCGGCGAGCTTGACGGAAGATGGTCGTGAAGGCATCACTGCCTTCCTTGAAAAACGCGCGCCAGTGTTCAAGGGAAAGTAG
- a CDS encoding TetR/AcrR family transcriptional regulator, which produces MAGAKVGRPRSKKAYLAILKAAREIIEEAGTHRLTIEGVARRAGVGKPTIYRYWSNAQELAIATFMNPEVSNLPETSTNPGISDLRNLIQQTVQRLNSKQGRQMAFMLAGAETDSELFKAFRNRMILDTREKGTLILESAKIRGEIRSDVDVGLCLDMILGMIVLRLLIAHTELGEDLVDDVISMVLKGILPGASDT; this is translated from the coding sequence TTGGCTGGAGCTAAAGTTGGCCGTCCGCGAAGCAAAAAAGCGTATCTTGCCATTTTGAAAGCCGCGCGGGAGATAATTGAAGAGGCCGGAACGCATCGATTAACGATTGAGGGCGTTGCCCGCCGGGCAGGGGTTGGAAAGCCGACCATATATCGATATTGGTCAAATGCTCAGGAACTTGCCATAGCAACATTTATGAATCCGGAAGTATCCAATCTACCGGAAACGTCCACCAACCCCGGTATCTCGGATTTACGAAATCTAATTCAGCAAACCGTTCAACGCCTCAACTCAAAGCAGGGCCGCCAGATGGCTTTTATGCTAGCAGGCGCCGAAACGGATAGTGAATTGTTTAAGGCATTCAGAAACAGGATGATCTTGGATACCCGGGAGAAAGGTACGCTCATTCTTGAAAGCGCAAAAATACGCGGTGAGATTCGTTCCGATGTTGATGTTGGACTTTGTCTCGATATGATTTTGGGCATGATTGTCTTGCGGCTCCTTATCGCTCATACCGAGTTGGGGGAAGATCTGGTAGACGACGTGATCAGTATGGTGTTGAAAGGCATCCTTCCCGGCGCATCTGATACATGA
- a CDS encoding LysR family transcriptional regulator, with protein MDIYQLRYFLALVETNNFSRAAERAFVSQPTLSTGIKKLETELGLQLFSRESRTISLTEAGHRFLPRARTIIYEVNAAKQEVTRKTPVLRLQIGILRGIPTNRLATLLRDFNQSHPDVQASLKEGTQAQLQSWLYEQRIDIAFSTPPEEGYRGEFERLYSWKFLLSVPAEHGFASRSSIPLKRLDRLDFIHRTHCESGTDLTRTFANAGVNPHIVFRTDQDNKALALIGAGLGLCMMPDIHVAPEVVQIPVDGINIGRTIGLIWRGTDDNELIQSFRLFAASNEWRPNRTKTKNLDWAR; from the coding sequence ATGGATATTTATCAGCTTCGATATTTTCTCGCCCTCGTCGAGACCAATAACTTTTCGCGGGCTGCGGAAAGGGCTTTCGTTAGTCAGCCGACCTTGTCGACGGGCATCAAAAAACTTGAAACAGAACTTGGACTGCAACTTTTTAGCCGGGAATCCCGAACAATTTCCCTGACGGAAGCCGGGCATCGATTTCTGCCGAGGGCGAGAACCATCATTTATGAAGTAAATGCGGCAAAGCAGGAAGTGACCCGCAAAACACCGGTTCTTCGATTGCAAATCGGTATTTTAAGGGGGATTCCCACAAACAGGCTTGCCACCCTCTTGCGCGACTTCAATCAGTCGCACCCTGACGTGCAGGCATCCCTCAAGGAAGGGACGCAGGCCCAATTGCAATCATGGCTTTACGAGCAGCGCATCGACATAGCCTTTTCAACACCGCCGGAAGAAGGATACAGGGGAGAGTTTGAGCGCCTGTACAGCTGGAAATTTCTGCTATCTGTACCGGCAGAGCATGGCTTCGCCAGCCGCAGTTCCATCCCCCTCAAACGGCTGGACAGGCTGGATTTCATTCATCGTACCCACTGTGAAAGCGGGACTGACTTAACCCGGACTTTTGCCAACGCCGGCGTCAACCCCCATATCGTTTTCCGAACAGATCAGGATAACAAAGCCTTAGCCTTGATTGGGGCCGGACTTGGGCTGTGCATGATGCCGGATATTCACGTAGCGCCGGAAGTAGTTCAGATCCCGGTTGACGGAATTAATATTGGGCGGACAATTGGCCTTATCTGGCGCGGTACAGATGATAACGAGTTGATCCAGTCTTTCCGTCTCTTTGCAGCAAGCAACGAATGGCGCCCCAACCGGACGAAGACGAAAAATCTGGACTGGGCCCGCTAA
- a CDS encoding LysR substrate-binding domain-containing protein: MIDRPLDLDAVRAFILIVELGSFTLAAEATETTQAAVSLKLKRLEERLDCRLVERTPRHVQLSAQGAAFLEHARELLKVHDRAFSVFTEQQERLVIGISDHVAGPELPALIARMNQQDRQLLIEVRIGSSSDLLRSFDRRELDAVIARFDAGRDDGKIIATEKFGWFAAEGWQHRTGDPLPVATMPEPCGVRRLAEKYLDEAGIPWTEVFVGGGVMAVSAAVMAKLGVAALARRMLPLGANDVGIRLGLPELPSLPILLHTRVRDGRSHTALSELSVAFKGAVRD, encoded by the coding sequence ATGATTGATCGGCCTTTGGATCTTGATGCAGTACGTGCATTTATCTTAATTGTTGAGCTGGGTAGTTTTACGCTTGCAGCGGAAGCCACAGAGACAACGCAGGCTGCGGTCAGCTTGAAACTGAAAAGGCTTGAGGAGCGCTTGGACTGCCGTCTGGTCGAGCGAACGCCGCGTCATGTACAGCTTTCTGCACAAGGGGCTGCCTTCCTGGAGCATGCCCGTGAGCTATTGAAAGTACATGATCGAGCATTTTCCGTTTTTACCGAGCAGCAGGAACGCTTGGTCATTGGTATCAGTGATCATGTTGCTGGACCTGAACTTCCCGCACTCATTGCACGTATGAACCAACAGGATCGCCAGTTATTGATCGAGGTCCGGATCGGATCTTCCAGTGATCTTCTTCGAAGCTTCGACCGCAGGGAACTTGATGCTGTGATTGCCCGCTTCGATGCAGGCCGAGATGACGGAAAAATAATCGCCACTGAAAAATTCGGCTGGTTCGCAGCGGAAGGTTGGCAACATAGGACTGGAGATCCGCTTCCTGTTGCCACAATGCCCGAGCCATGCGGAGTGCGCCGACTGGCAGAAAAATACCTCGACGAGGCGGGCATTCCCTGGACGGAAGTATTTGTGGGCGGTGGAGTGATGGCTGTTTCCGCAGCTGTTATGGCCAAGCTCGGAGTTGCTGCGTTAGCGCGCCGGATGCTACCGCTAGGCGCAAACGACGTCGGCATTAGGCTTGGACTTCCCGAACTCCCAAGCCTGCCAATTCTTCTGCATACAAGGGTTAGGGATGGCAGGTCCCATACAGCGCTAAGCGAATTATCGGTCGCATTTAAAGGCGCAGTACGCGACTAG
- a CDS encoding PaaI family thioesterase encodes MTIAQAQNPEFDKVVVDSFSRQPFMHTIGATLSTLEPGICEVSVDRDESLTQQHGFFHGGLVAAVADSAAGYAAFSLFPVDSTVLTVDYNVKFLRPANGSTIRACAEVVKPGRTLYVVKADVFVKDAGAERHCLTGLFTMMCLMGKPDAQNLGREPHKMSTEMT; translated from the coding sequence ATGACCATTGCACAGGCCCAGAATCCGGAATTTGACAAAGTGGTTGTCGATAGTTTTTCTCGTCAGCCCTTTATGCATACCATCGGTGCGACATTAAGCACTCTGGAGCCAGGAATCTGTGAAGTCAGTGTGGATAGAGACGAGAGCTTGACACAGCAACATGGGTTCTTTCACGGAGGGCTTGTGGCGGCTGTTGCCGATTCTGCCGCCGGATATGCGGCTTTTTCCCTCTTTCCTGTCGACAGCACCGTGCTGACTGTGGATTACAATGTAAAGTTTCTGCGTCCAGCTAACGGCAGTACTATACGAGCCTGTGCAGAAGTGGTGAAACCAGGACGCACTTTATATGTCGTTAAAGCCGACGTCTTTGTGAAGGATGCCGGGGCGGAGCGTCATTGTCTGACGGGACTGTTCACCATGATGTGCTTGATGGGTAAGCCCGATGCACAAAATCTCGGACGGGAACCCCATAAGATGTCGACGGAAATGACATGA
- a CDS encoding NADP-dependent malic enzyme, whose product MAKDISQKAMDYHRFPRPGKLTITPTKPMDTQTDLAMAYSPGVAHPCLAIDKDPNKAAELTARGNLVGVVTNGTAVLGLGAIGPLASKPVMEGKAVLFKKFAGIDVFDIELAQTDPEKLVDIIAAMEPTFGGINLEDIKAPECFIVEKLCRERMNIPVFHDDQHGTAICVAAAVYSALKIVEKDIGEVRLTACGAGAAALACLNLLVSLGLPKENITVCDIHGVVYAGREVEMDPYKSVFALDTDKRTLSDAIADADIFLGCSGPGALKAEMVATMAEQPIILALANPTPEILPEEVKAVRPDAIIATGRSDYPNQVNNVLCFPYLFRGALDVGATEINEEMKIAAVKAIADLAQAEQSDIVAKAYGGEQASFGPEYLIPTPFDPRLYLEVSYAVAKAAMDSGVASRPLENLGQYYQDLSNFVYRTGFVMKPLFDRARQDLMRVAYAEGEEERVLSAAQTVVDEGLAAPILIGRQKVIEYRIKKLGLRIREGADFEIVDPENDPRYREYWQAYHKLRERFGVDVESAKARIRTNTTIIGAMMVHLGHADAMICGTFGKYDQHYRRVSDIIPFREGVRDASALHLLILADRTLFFTDTQISHEHTPEELAELAILSADEVRRFGIEPKAALLSYSNFGSTDMPSARRARKALSIIETLAPELEIEGEMKADTALIPAIRETIFPNSRLQGPANLLIMPNLDSANISYNIAKSIGKGIAVGPILIGMSKSVHVAAASITVRGLVNMTAIAAVDAQDHLAGKMMPGPVARKQRLIDES is encoded by the coding sequence ATGGCGAAGGATATTTCTCAAAAGGCAATGGATTATCACCGGTTTCCTAGGCCGGGAAAACTGACGATTACCCCAACCAAGCCCATGGACACGCAAACAGATCTGGCCATGGCCTATTCGCCCGGTGTCGCTCATCCTTGCCTGGCGATTGACAAGGATCCAAATAAGGCGGCAGAGCTGACAGCACGGGGTAACCTGGTGGGTGTGGTGACCAACGGAACTGCGGTGCTTGGTCTCGGTGCGATCGGTCCCCTGGCCTCGAAACCGGTTATGGAGGGAAAAGCGGTCCTGTTCAAAAAATTCGCCGGCATCGATGTGTTTGATATTGAGCTGGCGCAAACGGATCCGGAAAAACTTGTTGATATTATTGCCGCAATGGAGCCAACGTTTGGCGGCATAAATCTAGAAGACATCAAGGCACCGGAATGCTTTATCGTGGAAAAGCTGTGCCGTGAGCGCATGAATATCCCGGTCTTTCATGACGATCAGCACGGAACTGCCATATGCGTTGCCGCGGCCGTTTATAGCGCTCTGAAGATTGTTGAAAAGGATATTGGTGAGGTCCGGCTGACGGCGTGTGGGGCTGGGGCTGCCGCACTTGCCTGTTTGAATTTGTTGGTAAGTTTAGGTCTGCCAAAGGAGAATATTACCGTTTGCGATATCCATGGAGTCGTCTATGCCGGGCGAGAGGTGGAAATGGATCCGTATAAATCGGTTTTTGCCCTTGATACGGATAAACGGACATTGTCAGATGCAATTGCTGATGCCGATATTTTCCTGGGCTGTTCGGGACCTGGCGCATTGAAAGCTGAAATGGTGGCGACCATGGCCGAGCAGCCGATCATTTTGGCGCTTGCTAATCCGACACCGGAAATTCTGCCTGAAGAAGTAAAAGCGGTGCGGCCCGATGCTATTATCGCAACAGGGCGTTCGGATTATCCGAACCAGGTGAATAATGTACTATGTTTTCCATACCTGTTCCGGGGCGCCCTTGATGTGGGTGCTACTGAAATTAATGAAGAAATGAAGATTGCCGCAGTCAAGGCCATTGCCGACCTTGCACAGGCCGAACAGTCGGATATCGTCGCCAAAGCTTACGGTGGAGAGCAGGCGAGTTTTGGTCCGGAATATTTGATCCCGACGCCCTTTGATCCGCGGCTTTATCTTGAAGTTTCCTACGCAGTCGCCAAGGCTGCTATGGACAGCGGTGTCGCCAGCCGACCGTTGGAAAATCTCGGTCAATATTACCAGGATCTGTCAAATTTCGTCTATCGTACCGGTTTCGTCATGAAGCCGCTATTTGATCGGGCGCGTCAGGATCTGATGCGGGTGGCTTATGCGGAAGGGGAGGAAGAGAGGGTTCTCTCGGCGGCGCAAACAGTTGTCGATGAAGGGCTGGCTGCACCGATCCTGATTGGCCGCCAGAAAGTCATCGAATATCGCATCAAAAAGCTGGGACTTCGTATCCGTGAAGGGGCGGATTTTGAAATTGTCGATCCCGAGAATGACCCGCGCTATCGTGAATATTGGCAGGCGTATCACAAGTTGCGGGAACGCTTTGGCGTGGATGTTGAATCCGCCAAGGCCCGTATCCGCACCAATACAACGATTATCGGGGCGATGATGGTGCATCTAGGGCACGCGGACGCCATGATTTGCGGCACCTTCGGCAAATATGACCAACATTACCGGCGGGTCTCCGATATCATTCCGTTCCGAGAGGGCGTGCGGGATGCCTCCGCGCTGCATCTTCTCATTTTGGCAGATCGGACCTTGTTCTTCACTGATACGCAAATCAGTCACGAGCATACACCCGAAGAACTTGCCGAACTGGCTATTCTGTCTGCGGATGAAGTGCGCCGCTTCGGCATAGAGCCAAAAGCCGCGCTGCTATCCTACTCAAACTTTGGGTCCACGGACATGCCGTCTGCCCGCCGCGCCCGCAAAGCACTTTCCATCATTGAAACGCTGGCGCCTGAACTCGAAATCGAAGGGGAAATGAAAGCCGATACAGCATTGATCCCGGCAATCCGCGAAACAATTTTTCCCAACTCAAGATTACAAGGACCCGCAAATCTGTTGATTATGCCCAATCTTGATTCAGCCAATATCAGCTATAACATTGCCAAAAGCATTGGCAAGGGAATTGCCGTTGGACCTATTCTCATTGGCATGTCAAAATCAGTTCATGTGGCGGCCGCTTCGATCACTGTGCGAGGCCTTGTCAATATGACTGCCATCGCTGCAGTGGATGCGCAAGATCACCTTGCCGGGAAAATGATGCCTGGCCCTGTTGCTCGAAAACAGCGTCTCATTGATGAAAGCTGA